A stretch of the Papaver somniferum cultivar HN1 chromosome 6, ASM357369v1, whole genome shotgun sequence genome encodes the following:
- the LOC113286299 gene encoding uncharacterized protein LOC113286299 yields the protein MAHSLHGYVLTLAPIPVLVSMFKEAELERMLLVKAEIEVLREHRLAKRDSMSVQFAERHEVHQAAQMSGHMPYAIRYALDDAVTTRYAADSLLMESSLMTTTIDHAIADCRSYTSDQVTSRLPGYTLSLVAASALVNLLYPKDELARLLALRAEVEILRVLRKTRLDKARKECDELEGALALACNARGKGKVMRDIRRLISEANQELSQATIHCDEGRLMAEAVDINIPRCRGLIVG from the coding sequence ATGGCTCATTCCCTTCATGGGTATGTTTTAACCTTAGCGCCTATTCCTGTGCTGGTCTCAATGTTCAAAGAGGCGGAACTGGAGCGCATGTTGTTAGTGAAGGCCGAAATTGAGGTGCTTCGTGAACATAGATTAGCGAAAAGGGATTCTATGAGTGTCCAGTTTGCGGAACGTCATGAAGTGCATCAGGCGGCTCAGATGTCCGGACACATGCCATATGCCATTCGGTATGCTTTAGATGACGCAGTCACAACTCGGTACGCTGCCGACTCGCTTCTCATGGAGTCCTCACTAATGACAACGACTATAGACCATGCCATCGCTGATTGTCGTTCGTATACCTCTGATCAAGTGACTTCGCGGCTCCCGGGGTACACTCTGTCTTTAGTGGCTGCCTCAGCGCTCGTAAACCTGCTGTATCCCAAAGATGAGCTCGCGCGTCTACTAGCATTAAGAGCAGAGGTGGAGATACTGAGGGTTCTCAGAAAAACTCGCTTAGACAAAGCTCGTAAGGAGTGTGATGAACTTGAAGGCGCTCTTGCGCTCGCTTGTAATGCAAGAGGCAAGGGCAAAGTTATGCGGGACATCCGCAGGTTGATAAGCGAGGCTAACCAGGAACTATCTCAAGCCACCATTCATTGTGACGAGGGGCGTTTAATGGCGGAAGCCGTGGATATAAACATTCCCCGTTGTCGCGGGCTGATAGTCGGTTAA